In one window of Bemisia tabaci chromosome 4, PGI_BMITA_v3 DNA:
- the mor gene encoding SWI/SNF complex subunit SMARCC2, producing the protein MLAFGPKKDGGPNIKFYESPETVAAFDGIRSWLQKNYKKYTQNDPPTNKSLSTLVTQLIQFQEDNLGKDVTKPSLTRLPMRLFLDFKPGGALSHILATVYKFKSDQGWRRFDFQNPSKQERNLEMFTKVEKALIDNKFLSLPNVFIKPEVDKPIQSRVKEIIKKHQGTITENEEEASHIIFPVTDPLDEEYARPTVKRDRMVLMHWYYFPDSHDSWLPASDLPIDAPETPPSHTGVWRVSASWVLDLDQYNEWMAEEDYEVDENGKKKVHRLRLSVEDLMGGGGDPDKAKKKHKRKRSPSPPPKQLGKRKSSSKKPRGDEDGDDLTKDMPEPTPEPNIAEVSVPKQGVSSKKDSDSQPLKTGTLADLDEDMDKGEDSEMGKMSDTTTQDTTVKDEGQEDNVTEQTHHIIIPSYSAWFDYNSIHSIEKRALPEFFNGKNKSKTPEIYLAYRNFMIDTYRLNPTEYITSTASRRNLAGDVCSIMRVHAFLEQWGLINYQVDAESRPTPMGPPPTSHFHVLSDTPSGLQPVNPPKTPQPSAAKTLLDLEKKPEATPISKLETDPNFGLRVDQYVRKPGVMKNKTAASLTREWTEQETLLLLEALELYKDDWNKVCEHVGTRTQDECILHFLRLPIEDPYLEDPEAGGGALGPLAYQPIPFSKAGNPIMSTVAFLASVVDPRVASAAAKAAMEEFANIKDEVPAALMDAHIKNVEASTRDGKFDPAAGLVQSGIAGTAPEKEEEEDKEKKEAKEKETNGEKEPEKPAADGEVKEIKKEEEEKKEASTGEGVAETDGNKDVEMKDASDKKETSKEETEQDRVIKDAQLQSAASAALAAAAVKAKHLAAVEERKIKSLVALLVETQMKKLEIKLRHFEELETTMEREREGLEYQRQQLITERQQFHLEQLKAAEFRARQQAHQRLAAEQQQQTPSTTPTPLSPQAVATPQPPATPMAT; encoded by the exons ATGTTAGCTTTTGGACCCAAGAAGGATGGTGGTCCAAACATCAAGTTTTACGAATCTCCAGAGACTGTCGCTGCATTTGACGGGATTCGATCATGGTTGCAGAAAAACTACAAGAAG TACACCCAAAATGACCCGCCAACCAATAAATCTCTATCAACCCTTGTAACGCAGTTAATTCAGTTCCAAGAAGACAATCTGGGAAAAGATGTCACCAAACCATCTCTCACCCGACTTCCT atgCGTTTGTTTTTGGATTTTAAGCCTGGAGGAGCTCTATCTCACATTCTGGCAACTGTTTATAAATTCAAGAGTGACCAGGGTTGGCGAAGGTTTGATTTTCAG AATCCATCAAAACAGGAACGGaatcttgaaatgttcacaaaAGTTGAGAAAGCGCTAATCGATAACAAATTCCTCAGCTTGCCCAACGTCTTCATAAAACCAGAAGTTGACAAACCCATTCAATCTAGAGTGAAGGAAATAATCAAGAAGCATCAGGGAACAATAACTg AAAATGAAGAGGAGGCTAGTCATATAATTTTCCCGGTCACTGATCCACTAGATGAAGAGTATGCTCGTCCAACAGTGAAACGAGATCGAATGGTCCTTATGCATTGGTATTATTTCCCAGACTCTCATGATTCTTGGTTACCAGCATCTGATCTCCCAATTGACGCACCAGAAACTCCACCGTCTCACACGGGAGTTTGGAGG GTTTCTGCATCATGGGTGTTGGATTTGGATCAGTATAACGAGTGGATGGCTGAAGAAGATTATGAAGTGGATGAAAACGGCAAGAAGAAAGTCCATCGG TTACGATTATCAGTAGAAGACCTGATGGGCGGAGGAGGAGACCCTGACAaagcaaaaaagaaacacaaaagGAAAAGATCTCCATCACCACCACCCAAGCAActggggaaaaggaaaag TTCTAGCAAAAAACCCAGAGGGGATGAAGATGGCGATGATTTGACTAAAGATATGCCTGAGCCAACTCCAGAGCCAAACATAGCTGAAGTCTCTGTTCCTAAACAAG GTGTGTCATCTAAAAAGGACAGTGACTCGCAGCCTTTGAAAACAGGAACTCTAGCTGATCTGGATGAAGATATGGATAAAGGAGAGGACAGTGAAATGGGCAAAATGTCTGATACTACTACTCAG GATACAACTGTAAAGGATGAAGGGCAAGAAGATAATGTCACTGAACAGACACACCACATAATTATTCCAAGCTATTCTGCATGGTTTGATTACAACTCAATTCACTCAATTGAGAAGAGAGCTCTGCCCGAATTTTTCAATG GGAAGAACAAATCAAAAACTCCTGAAATCTATCTAGCATACAGAAACTTTATGATTGACACTTACCGCCTAAATCCTACCGAGTATATAACTAGCACTGCATCAAGAAGAAATTTAGCTGGTGATGTTTGCTCAATCATGAGAGTTCATGCATTTTTAGAGCAATGGGGACTCATCAACTATCAG GTGGATGCTGAAAGCCGTCCAACACCAATGGGTCCTCCTCCAACCTCTCACTTCCACGTTCTCTCAGATACACCCTCAGGTCTTCAGCCAGTCAACCCTCCGAAAACACCGCAGCCTTCTGCTGCTAAAACGTTACTTGACTTAGAGAAGAAACCAGAAGCAACGCCCATCTCCAAACTTGAAACAGATCCCAACTTTGGACTCAGAGTAGATCA GTATGTAAGGAAACCTGGGGTCATGAAGAATAAAACTGCGGCCAGTCTTACGAGAGAGTGGACAGAGCAAGAAACACTGCTTTTGCTTGAAGCACTCGAGCTTTACAAGGATGACTGGAACAAAGTCTGCGAACATGTAGGAACAAGAACTCAAGACGAGTGCATTCTGCATTTCCTACGACTCCCAATCGAGGATCCCTACCTCGAAGACCCTGAAGCCG GTGGGGGCGCCCTTGGACCGTTAGCTTATCAACCCATCCCATTTAGTAAAGCTGGAAACCCCATTATGTCCACCGTAGCTTTTCTAGCCTCTGTTGTTGATCCTCGAGTCGCCTCTGCAGCCGCCAAAGCTGCGATGGAAGAATTTGCGAACATAAAG GATGAAGTCCCTGCTGCTCTGATGGATGCCCATATTAAAAATGTTGAAGCTTCAACTCGAGATGGGAAATTCGATCCGGCTGCTGGTCTCGTTCAG agTGGCATAGCTGGAACTGCCccagaaaaggaagaagaagaggacaaggagaagaaggaagcaaaagaaaaagaaacaaatggaGAAAAGGAACCAGAAAAACCTGCAGCTGATGGGGAAGtgaaagaaatcaaaaaggaagaagaagaaaagaaagaagcctcGACAGGAGAAGGAGTCGCAGAAACAGATGGAAACAAAGATGTTGAGATGAAAGATGCCTCTGACAAGAAGGAAACATCCAAAGAAGAGACAGAGCAGGACAGAGTTATCAAAGATGCACAGTTACAATCGGCTGCATCAGCAGCACTCGCTGCTGCAGCTGTGAAAGCTAAGCACCTGGCAGCTGTTGAAGAACGGAAGATTAAATCTTTGGTAGCTTTACTCGTAGAAACGCAAATGAAAAAGTTAGAAATTAAGTTAAGGCACTTTGAAGAGCTTGAGACTACAATGGAGCGAGAAAGAGAAGGTCTGGAGTACCAGCGTCAACAATTGATTACGGAAAGGCAACAGTTTCATTTAGAGCAGTTGAAAGCAGCGGAATTCCGTGCGAGGCAGCAGGCTCATCAACGCCTTGCAGCTGAACAGCAGCAACAAACACCATCAACAACCCCGACTCCATTATCACCTCAGGCTGTTGCTACGCCGCAGCCCCCAGCAACACCTATGGCCACGTAA